Proteins encoded in a region of the Pirellulales bacterium genome:
- a CDS encoding ImmA/IrrE family metallo-endopeptidase produces MLPEIPAEELADGLDRVARRLLKRCGVRKPPVDAMRMATTLGIETVVDSGQSSRARYVELRAARGGSPRPAILLRPEPRSERRQWAVAHELGEREAAVVFKRLAIDPCIAPPTAREWVANQLANRILLPTRWLASAGAACGWDLFTLKQRFATASHELILRRMLEFETPIVVTIFDHGAISFRQGNRGGRLSILPVERECWRTAHESGIVAERSAAGCAARCWPVHEEGWKREVLRLDLLDEPEVWSDDEPAISQE; encoded by the coding sequence ATGCTCCCCGAAATTCCGGCCGAAGAACTGGCCGACGGCCTCGACCGCGTGGCCAGACGCCTGCTGAAACGCTGCGGCGTCCGTAAACCACCGGTCGACGCCATGCGCATGGCGACCACCCTGGGGATCGAAACCGTCGTCGATTCCGGTCAATCGTCGCGAGCCCGCTACGTCGAGTTGCGCGCCGCGCGCGGGGGCAGCCCTCGCCCGGCAATTCTGCTCCGCCCCGAGCCGCGGTCCGAGCGTCGGCAATGGGCCGTGGCGCATGAACTGGGAGAGCGTGAGGCGGCCGTCGTTTTTAAGCGCTTGGCGATCGACCCTTGCATCGCTCCACCGACGGCGCGCGAATGGGTGGCCAATCAATTGGCCAATCGCATCCTGCTGCCGACACGTTGGCTGGCCTCGGCCGGCGCCGCGTGCGGTTGGGATTTATTTACGCTGAAGCAGCGTTTCGCGACGGCCAGTCACGAGCTGATTCTGCGGCGGATGTTGGAATTCGAGACGCCGATCGTAGTAACCATCTTCGACCACGGCGCGATCTCGTTCCGGCAGGGAAACCGCGGCGGACGGCTATCGATATTGCCGGTGGAACGCGAATGTTGGCGCACCGCTCACGAGAGCGGCATCGTCGCCGAACGTTCAGCGGCAGGCTGCGCCGCCCGCTGCTGGCCTGTGCATGAAGAGGGATGGAAGCGAGAAGTGCTGCGTTTGGACCTGCTCGACGAACCGGAGGTCTGGAGTGACGACGAGCCCGCAATCAGTCAGGAGTAG
- a CDS encoding pitrilysin family protein, which translates to MHSFKTLWACCVLTALGSPLFSSSVAAAEAPIFPYKIERAVLDNGLTVITVPCDTPGVLSYYTIVRTGSRNEIEPGLSGFAHFFEHMMFRGTPRNSNEQYNAKMKAMGADSNAFTTDDWTAYHTTASADALATIIELEADRFQNLSYDLPAFQKEARAVLGEYNKIASSPLLLLDETMQDVAYDKHTYKHTTIGFLKDIVDMPNQYEYSRKFLDRWYRPDNCIVLAVGDVRHKEVVELARRQYSGWKAGVAKIDIPVEPSQTAERRRDLQWKGVTQPYLYIGYHVPGFDPKSRDIAALDVLGEAIFSQVSPLYRKLVLDEARVETITAGAQFHRDPTLFTIMARLHDAADMPAIEQEIYAALAGAAAQPIDAQQLADIKSHMRYGFATSLDSTNAVARALGSFLELTGDPDSLDQMYATYEQVTPEDVQRVAKQFFAPENRTVVTLLSEKDAAARTQTAKSDGAEKVKSASPIEKAQADAAAKVTAAQKAIEQKTAEAKSKVNAAVAKAKADATKAIAKGQTAASGSPLVTLRIAFRTGSQDDPPGKEGLAALTARMLSEGGSDEISFSELLELLYPLAGHMDGQCDKEMTIFTGEVHRDKLTEFYPLFAGTLLRPRFDQSDFERLRQEHLSYLSSRLRGNDDENLGKWTLQLSLYPPTHPYGHVDQGTVAGLQSITLDDVRNFYKTHYTQAAMTAVAAGGVDDAFRRKLAKDFTALPAGNSNVAELPAPHKPEGLELTIVEKPTIATAISLGFPIDITRADDEFYALAVAASAFGEHRTFNGRLMKNMRGKRGLNYGDYAYIENFIQDGPSTFVMPGVPRRQQFFSIWIRPVPHDKGVFALRQALRELDHLVKDGLTEEEFEATRNFLFHYSKLWAQSQSRRVGYDLDGQFYGRASEIEELSRRLPNITREQVNAAIRKYLQAKNVSIAVVTDDAARFRDQVLSGKPTPLVYDTAGTPPDILEEDKEIEAWPLPIPASNIRTVPAKDLFEQ; encoded by the coding sequence GTGCATTCCTTCAAAACCCTGTGGGCCTGCTGCGTACTGACGGCACTCGGCAGCCCCCTTTTCTCGTCGAGCGTCGCAGCGGCCGAGGCGCCGATCTTTCCCTATAAAATCGAACGCGCGGTGCTCGACAACGGGCTGACCGTAATCACGGTGCCTTGCGATACGCCGGGCGTATTGTCGTATTACACGATCGTCCGCACCGGCTCGCGCAACGAGATCGAGCCGGGCCTGTCTGGTTTTGCGCATTTCTTCGAGCACATGATGTTCCGCGGCACGCCGCGCAACAGCAACGAGCAATACAACGCCAAGATGAAGGCGATGGGCGCCGACTCGAACGCCTTTACGACCGACGATTGGACTGCCTATCACACCACGGCCTCGGCCGATGCGCTCGCCACGATCATCGAACTCGAGGCCGATCGCTTTCAGAACCTCAGCTATGACCTGCCGGCTTTCCAGAAAGAAGCCCGGGCCGTGCTGGGCGAGTACAACAAGATCGCCTCGTCCCCGCTATTGCTGTTGGACGAAACGATGCAGGACGTGGCCTACGACAAGCACACCTACAAGCATACGACGATCGGTTTCTTGAAAGACATCGTCGATATGCCGAACCAATACGAATACAGCCGCAAATTTTTGGATCGCTGGTATCGGCCGGACAATTGCATCGTCCTAGCCGTGGGCGACGTTCGCCATAAGGAAGTCGTGGAGCTCGCGCGCCGACAATACAGCGGCTGGAAGGCGGGCGTGGCGAAGATCGATATCCCGGTCGAACCGTCGCAAACCGCCGAGCGGCGCCGCGATCTGCAATGGAAAGGAGTGACACAGCCCTATTTGTATATCGGCTATCACGTCCCCGGCTTCGACCCGAAGAGCCGCGACATCGCGGCGCTCGATGTCTTAGGCGAGGCGATCTTTTCGCAGGTCAGTCCACTCTATCGCAAGCTGGTGCTGGATGAAGCCCGAGTCGAGACAATCACCGCCGGCGCGCAATTTCATCGCGACCCGACGCTGTTCACGATCATGGCTCGCTTGCATGACGCAGCGGACATGCCGGCCATCGAGCAAGAGATTTACGCAGCCCTGGCCGGTGCCGCCGCCCAGCCGATCGACGCCCAGCAGTTGGCCGACATCAAATCGCACATGCGTTATGGATTTGCCACCAGTCTGGACTCGACAAACGCCGTGGCCCGCGCGCTCGGTTCGTTCCTGGAACTGACGGGCGATCCCGATTCGCTCGATCAGATGTACGCCACGTATGAGCAGGTTACGCCCGAGGACGTACAGCGAGTGGCAAAACAGTTCTTCGCTCCCGAGAATCGCACGGTCGTAACCCTATTGAGCGAAAAGGACGCCGCGGCCCGCACGCAAACGGCAAAATCCGATGGTGCGGAAAAGGTAAAAAGCGCAAGCCCGATCGAAAAAGCTCAGGCCGATGCCGCGGCCAAGGTTACCGCCGCTCAAAAGGCCATCGAGCAGAAGACCGCTGAAGCCAAGTCCAAAGTTAACGCGGCGGTTGCAAAGGCCAAGGCCGACGCAACAAAGGCTATAGCCAAGGGTCAGACCGCGGCCAGCGGTTCGCCCCTCGTGACGTTGCGCATTGCCTTCCGCACCGGCTCGCAGGACGATCCGCCGGGCAAGGAAGGATTGGCCGCGCTCACAGCCCGGATGCTTTCCGAAGGAGGCTCGGACGAGATTTCGTTTTCCGAGTTGCTCGAACTGCTTTACCCGCTGGCCGGACATATGGACGGTCAGTGCGATAAGGAAATGACGATCTTCACCGGCGAGGTGCATCGCGACAAGCTAACCGAGTTCTATCCACTGTTCGCCGGCACGCTATTGCGTCCACGCTTCGACCAGTCCGATTTCGAGCGTTTGCGGCAAGAGCATCTCAGCTATTTGTCGAGCCGGCTGCGCGGCAACGACGACGAGAATCTCGGCAAGTGGACTTTGCAACTGTCGCTCTATCCGCCGACGCACCCCTACGGACACGTCGACCAGGGAACCGTGGCGGGCCTGCAATCCATCACGCTCGACGATGTGCGCAATTTCTATAAAACGCATTACACGCAGGCTGCAATGACGGCCGTGGCAGCCGGCGGCGTCGACGATGCCTTCCGCCGGAAGCTGGCAAAGGATTTCACGGCTCTGCCGGCCGGCAATTCGAACGTTGCTGAACTACCAGCGCCGCATAAGCCCGAGGGGTTGGAACTGACGATCGTCGAAAAGCCGACGATTGCCACCGCAATCTCGCTGGGCTTCCCGATCGACATCACCCGCGCCGACGACGAGTTTTATGCCTTGGCCGTGGCTGCTTCGGCCTTCGGTGAGCATCGCACGTTTAACGGCCGCTTGATGAAGAACATGCGCGGCAAGCGCGGTTTGAATTACGGCGACTATGCGTACATCGAAAACTTTATTCAGGACGGCCCGAGCACGTTTGTAATGCCGGGCGTGCCGCGGCGGCAGCAGTTCTTTTCGATCTGGATCCGGCCTGTGCCGCACGACAAGGGGGTGTTTGCCCTGCGTCAGGCATTGCGCGAACTGGATCACCTCGTGAAGGACGGCCTGACGGAAGAGGAATTCGAGGCGACGCGCAACTTTCTGTTCCACTACAGCAAGCTGTGGGCGCAATCTCAATCGCGTCGTGTGGGCTATGACCTGGACGGCCAGTTCTACGGCCGCGCCAGCGAAATCGAAGAGCTGTCGCGGCGACTTCCCAACATCACGCGCGAGCAGGTCAACGCCGCGATTCGCAAATACCTGCAGGCGAAGAATGTCTCGATCGCCGTCGTGACCGACGACGCAGCCCGCTTCCGCGACCAGGTCCTCTCGGGCAAGCCGACGCCGCTGGTGTACGACACCGCCGGCACGCCACCCGACATTTTGGAAGAGGACAAGGAAATCGAAGCGTGGCCACTGCCAATCCCGGCCAGCAACATCCGCACGGTCCCGGCGAAAGATCTTTTCGAACAATGA
- a CDS encoding CPBP family glutamic-type intramembrane protease: MIPVGALQLGLLVAIAICCVALWNQMFLFRSAGQQIVNYEPRRVVPWGPLDVVALAVGTVLIVNLCTLPLRHLEQQSHETQKSAESAAEDQPDESPDANDKTASEIVATEEAQIVDAAKENRGDDDAKPANAASADTEPADAIAVASDEKPAAADTFGLLMLASIGTMLSLAAGIAWLRFRGATFNDMGLIAWELRPDFLRGLAGFLVASLPVYLIQIIAVQFIPAAHPVSEIFQSRPSPLTLLVTAVTAVVVAPLTEEFFFRVVLQGWLERLFAEREVEVPAEQISVSSAWPHEGIQSRIESTSQEHAHPTGTNDATRPRSEISAPQDAERPLTGHPSSTSIPSMVPVYLSSFIFAIMHLDYGPSALALFFFALVLGYLYRQTHRLWPSVVAHASLNAISTFMLLTTTV; this comes from the coding sequence ATGATTCCTGTCGGCGCGTTGCAACTCGGTCTCCTCGTGGCGATTGCCATCTGCTGCGTGGCGCTATGGAACCAGATGTTTCTGTTCCGGTCGGCCGGCCAGCAAATCGTCAATTACGAGCCGCGACGCGTCGTTCCCTGGGGACCGCTGGATGTCGTGGCCCTGGCGGTCGGAACAGTTTTGATCGTCAACTTATGCACGCTTCCGCTACGTCACCTGGAACAGCAATCGCACGAAACGCAGAAGTCTGCGGAAAGTGCCGCCGAAGATCAACCTGACGAGAGCCCCGACGCGAACGATAAGACGGCCAGTGAAATTGTCGCGACCGAAGAAGCGCAAATCGTCGATGCGGCGAAAGAGAATCGAGGCGACGACGACGCCAAGCCTGCGAATGCGGCGTCCGCGGATACCGAGCCGGCGGATGCCATCGCCGTAGCAAGTGACGAGAAGCCCGCCGCGGCTGACACTTTTGGTTTGCTCATGTTGGCGTCGATCGGAACGATGCTCTCGCTGGCGGCCGGTATAGCGTGGCTGAGATTTCGCGGCGCGACTTTTAACGACATGGGGCTAATCGCTTGGGAACTGCGTCCAGACTTCCTGCGCGGACTGGCCGGCTTCTTGGTCGCTAGTTTGCCGGTCTATCTGATTCAGATCATCGCGGTGCAGTTCATTCCGGCGGCGCACCCGGTGAGCGAGATTTTCCAGTCGCGCCCCAGCCCGCTCACGCTCCTGGTGACGGCCGTAACGGCGGTCGTCGTGGCTCCCTTAACCGAAGAGTTCTTCTTTCGTGTCGTCTTGCAGGGCTGGCTGGAACGACTATTCGCCGAACGCGAGGTCGAAGTTCCAGCGGAGCAGATATCAGTATCGTCGGCTTGGCCGCACGAGGGTATCCAATCCCGAATCGAGAGCACGTCGCAAGAACACGCACATCCGACCGGAACGAATGACGCAACTCGCCCCCGGTCCGAGATTTCCGCGCCGCAAGATGCCGAACGCCCGCTGACCGGACATCCCTCCTCGACATCTATCCCTTCGATGGTGCCGGTCTATCTCAGTTCATTCATTTTCGCGATTATGCATCTGGACTATGGCCCCAGCGCGCTCGCGCTGTTCTTCTTCGCCCTGGTGCTGGGGTATTTGTACCGGCAAACACATCGGCTCTGGCCGAGCGTCGTGGCGCATGCGTCACTGAACGCCATCAGCACCTTCATGCTGCTTACGACCACAGTGTAA
- the pgsA gene encoding CDP-diacylglycerol--glycerol-3-phosphate 3-phosphatidyltransferase codes for MTVSTKNMATATVFNLPNQLTSLRLALSIVLFALIAFKFYFASFVVFLVASSTDWVDGYLARRYGMVTTLGRILDPFADKIIVCGSFIFLTAIPEMQHFLPAWMVVVIVGRELLVTALRSFLEQQGADFSANMSGKLKMVLQCIAIGVALFYLSYHDQPVPEAIEFLLLASAWAAVLLTIYSGLIYIRAAVNMLNR; via the coding sequence ATGACGGTGAGCACAAAGAATATGGCCACGGCGACGGTTTTCAACCTGCCGAATCAGTTGACCTCGCTCCGCTTGGCGCTATCGATCGTCCTCTTCGCGCTGATCGCCTTCAAATTCTATTTCGCTTCCTTCGTCGTGTTCCTAGTGGCTTCTTCAACCGATTGGGTCGACGGATACCTGGCCCGCCGCTACGGAATGGTGACGACGCTAGGGCGGATTCTCGATCCATTCGCCGACAAGATCATTGTCTGCGGCAGCTTCATCTTCCTGACAGCCATCCCCGAGATGCAACACTTTTTACCGGCTTGGATGGTGGTCGTGATCGTCGGGCGTGAGTTGTTAGTGACTGCCCTACGCAGCTTCCTAGAGCAGCAGGGGGCTGATTTTTCGGCCAATATGTCGGGCAAGTTGAAGATGGTTCTGCAATGCATCGCCATCGGCGTAGCGCTGTTCTATTTGTCGTACCATGACCAGCCTGTGCCCGAGGCCATCGAGTTCTTGCTGCTCGCCAGTGCCTGGGCGGCCGTGCTTCTGACGATTTACTCGGGCCTGATCTATATTCGTGCGGCCGTCAACATGCTGAATCGATAG
- a CDS encoding Gfo/Idh/MocA family oxidoreductase has protein sequence MGLGFGIIGCGMIAKFHARAIAEVRGAKLVACFDSFPAAADRLASETGCRAYHDLDQMLADPAIDVVTIGTPSGAHMEPAVAAARAGKHVIVEKPLEITLSRCDKIIAACDKAGVKLSAIFPSRFHSSSQEIRRALDEGRFGRLTLGDAYVKWFRPQSYYDSGAWRGTWKLDGGGALMNQAIHSVDLLSWFMGPAVEIRAQTGLLAHERIAVEDTAVATIRYENGALGVIEASTAAFPGYLKRIEIHGSTGSAVMEEEDIVKWDFAKKGRRDAAVQTQMGEKKSTGGGASDPSAIGHHGHTLQFRDVADAIAKDRAPAIDGPQGRRSVEIILAIYKAAETGRAVALPLKSDPTLAARKNDAKAKGHPKS, from the coding sequence ATGGGCCTGGGATTTGGCATCATTGGTTGCGGGATGATCGCGAAGTTTCACGCCCGGGCCATCGCCGAAGTGCGCGGCGCAAAGCTGGTCGCCTGCTTCGATTCGTTTCCCGCAGCAGCCGATCGCTTGGCGTCCGAGACCGGCTGCCGGGCGTACCATGACTTGGATCAAATGTTGGCCGACCCTGCCATCGACGTGGTGACGATCGGCACCCCCAGCGGCGCCCACATGGAGCCAGCCGTGGCCGCGGCCCGAGCGGGCAAGCATGTGATTGTGGAAAAGCCGCTCGAGATCACCCTCTCGCGCTGCGACAAAATCATCGCGGCCTGCGACAAGGCGGGGGTCAAACTATCAGCCATCTTCCCGTCGCGCTTTCACAGTTCGAGTCAGGAAATTCGCCGCGCGCTCGACGAAGGGCGCTTCGGCCGGCTGACGCTGGGTGACGCCTACGTGAAATGGTTCCGCCCGCAATCGTATTACGACAGCGGGGCTTGGCGCGGCACGTGGAAGCTCGACGGCGGCGGAGCGTTGATGAATCAGGCAATTCACAGCGTTGATCTATTGAGCTGGTTCATGGGGCCAGCGGTTGAAATTCGCGCGCAGACCGGCCTGCTGGCCCACGAGCGTATCGCCGTCGAGGATACGGCCGTCGCCACGATCCGCTATGAGAACGGCGCATTGGGCGTGATCGAAGCCAGCACCGCGGCATTTCCCGGTTATTTGAAGCGCATCGAGATTCACGGCTCGACTGGCTCGGCCGTGATGGAAGAGGAAGACATCGTGAAGTGGGACTTCGCGAAGAAGGGGCGTCGTGACGCGGCCGTGCAAACACAGATGGGAGAAAAGAAAAGCACGGGCGGCGGCGCCAGCGACCCATCCGCCATTGGCCACCACGGCCACACGCTGCAATTTCGGGACGTGGCTGACGCGATCGCCAAGGATCGCGCCCCGGCCATCGACGGACCGCAGGGCCGCCGTAGCGTCGAGATTATTCTGGCGATTTATAAGGCGGCCGAAACCGGCCGAGCCGTTGCGCTGCCATTGAAGAGCGACCCGACGCTCGCTGCCCGCAAGAATGACGCCAAAGCCAAAGGGCATCCGAAGAGCTGA
- a CDS encoding GGDEF domain-containing protein: protein MSMYLPTTVALAAVATIGYVMGRRSQPMPDYHGDRARRELKRAKAVASQLEDIADRVRKNLATHQSSIAKFKDRVTAMSTQEERAAWCELFREAENMVKPTLDLAQQISCAYDELRQQSSHLMTFTETRSDQLTGVSNRKALDETLESSFALLTRYDQGFSIAMFDIDHFKQVNDVQGHVFGDQILQKVARILDDETRATDLVARYGGEEFVVVMPHTDLDGASCFAEKIRLAVANSGLVTLSGGVASASHQDDPKTLVARADAALYAAKGAGRNRVHRNTGINVEAYYLETQEMPALATVEAIV, encoded by the coding sequence ATGTCCATGTACCTTCCCACGACCGTTGCGCTAGCGGCTGTTGCGACCATTGGTTACGTCATGGGGCGCCGTTCGCAACCCATGCCCGACTATCACGGCGATCGGGCCCGTCGCGAATTGAAACGTGCCAAGGCCGTGGCCTCGCAGTTGGAAGATATTGCCGATCGCGTTCGCAAGAACCTTGCCACGCATCAATCGAGCATCGCGAAATTCAAGGATCGCGTCACGGCCATGAGCACGCAGGAAGAGCGCGCCGCCTGGTGCGAACTGTTCCGCGAGGCGGAGAACATGGTAAAGCCAACACTCGACCTGGCCCAGCAGATCTCGTGCGCTTATGACGAGCTGCGGCAACAAAGCAGCCATCTGATGACATTCACGGAAACCCGCAGCGATCAACTGACGGGCGTGAGTAATCGCAAAGCACTGGACGAGACGCTGGAGTCGTCCTTTGCCCTGCTCACGCGTTATGACCAGGGCTTTTCTATCGCCATGTTCGATATCGACCATTTCAAGCAGGTCAACGACGTGCAAGGGCATGTCTTCGGCGACCAGATCTTGCAAAAGGTGGCTCGAATTCTCGATGACGAGACACGTGCCACGGACCTCGTGGCCCGTTATGGCGGCGAAGAATTCGTCGTCGTGATGCCGCACACCGACTTGGACGGCGCGTCATGCTTTGCCGAGAAAATTCGCCTAGCCGTCGCCAACTCGGGTCTCGTCACGCTCAGCGGTGGCGTCGCCTCGGCCAGCCATCAAGACGATCCGAAGACTCTGGTCGCTCGGGCCGACGCGGCGCTCTACGCCGCCAAGGGGGCCGGCCGCAATCGCGTACACCGCAACACGGGCATCAACGTCGAGGCCTACTACCTCGAAACGCAAGAGATGCCTGCGCTGGCCACGGTTGAAGCGATTGTCTAA
- a CDS encoding GNAT family protein, giving the protein MDVRRITLSGRVVRLEPLAMSQAEDLVAAASPEIFTNTFPPPEFSPAGFQAVIGYLGSLTDWCPFAIVSQETGKAVGMTCFLDIRPRDRNLEIGFTWIAKALQGTAVNPECKYLLLQHAFEDQHAIRVQLKTDSRNQQSQRAIEKLGAVREGILRRHMIMPDGYIRDTVMYSITDEEWPAVKERLETRLADSK; this is encoded by the coding sequence ATGGACGTGAGGCGGATCACGCTTTCAGGGCGCGTCGTTCGACTCGAACCACTGGCGATGTCGCAGGCCGAGGATCTCGTGGCGGCTGCTTCGCCCGAGATTTTCACCAATACGTTTCCGCCGCCCGAATTCTCGCCGGCCGGGTTTCAAGCCGTTATCGGGTATCTCGGTTCGCTGACGGACTGGTGCCCCTTCGCCATCGTTTCGCAAGAAACCGGCAAGGCAGTCGGCATGACGTGCTTTCTCGATATTCGCCCGCGCGACCGGAATCTGGAGATTGGTTTCACCTGGATCGCCAAAGCGCTTCAGGGGACGGCCGTTAATCCCGAGTGCAAGTATCTGCTGTTGCAACATGCGTTCGAGGATCAGCACGCCATCCGCGTACAGCTAAAGACCGACAGCCGCAACCAACAGAGTCAGCGAGCCATCGAAAAGCTGGGCGCGGTGCGCGAAGGGATATTACGCCGGCATATGATCATGCCCGACGGTTACATTCGCGACACCGTGATGTACAGCATCACAGACGAGGAATGGCCGGCAGTTAAGGAACGCCTGGAGACGCGACTGGCAGACAGTAAGTAG
- the rimO gene encoding 30S ribosomal protein S12 methylthiotransferase RimO: MLPIVERPSKPDAAPATIGAARVEKGTYAFVSLGCPKNLVDSERMLGLLQLDGYRLVNEPQGADLVIVNTCGFIDQARQESYGAIREMIDLKRRGGTRGVIVSGCLAEREKEALLDQCPEIDYLVGVFGREQVTKVADRLIGGLHEQRSVFQPAPATPLPDGSRLRITPRHFAYLKISEGCDRLCTFCAIPKMRGKHATKPIEEVLREARELVADGVRELNIVAQDTTYYGLDLYGRTRLAELLTELDKVEGLDWIRVMYLYPMYFTDELIEVLAGAKRIVPYLDMPLQHINDTMLRRMQRRVNRQETETLLAKLRRAIPNLVMRTTFIAGFPGETDEQFGELVDFVREQHFERLGVFTYSFEPDTPAARLPDHVDEAVKEARRNELMQVQQEIALEFSASRVGQTHDVLIDRAVPDEKDAWIGRTYADAPDVDTVVYVTGRGLRPGRMVKSEIVAAHGYDLVAAAVGKPR, encoded by the coding sequence TTGTTGCCTATCGTCGAACGTCCGAGCAAGCCTGACGCCGCCCCGGCGACGATCGGCGCTGCGCGCGTGGAAAAGGGAACGTACGCGTTTGTGAGCCTGGGCTGCCCGAAAAACCTGGTCGACAGCGAACGGATGTTGGGGCTGTTACAGTTGGACGGATATCGCCTGGTAAACGAGCCGCAGGGGGCAGATCTGGTCATCGTGAACACTTGCGGTTTCATCGATCAGGCCCGGCAGGAGTCGTACGGCGCCATTCGCGAGATGATTGACCTGAAACGCCGCGGCGGAACGCGGGGTGTCATCGTGTCGGGCTGTCTGGCCGAGCGAGAAAAAGAGGCGCTGCTCGATCAATGCCCTGAAATTGACTACCTGGTGGGGGTTTTCGGCCGCGAACAGGTGACGAAGGTGGCCGACCGCCTGATCGGCGGTCTGCACGAGCAGCGCAGCGTCTTCCAGCCAGCGCCGGCCACACCACTACCGGATGGCAGCCGACTGCGGATCACTCCCCGGCATTTTGCGTATTTGAAGATTTCCGAGGGTTGCGACCGGCTCTGTACGTTTTGCGCGATTCCCAAGATGCGTGGCAAACATGCCACGAAGCCGATCGAGGAAGTGCTACGTGAGGCGCGCGAACTCGTGGCCGATGGCGTGCGCGAGCTGAATATCGTCGCGCAGGACACTACGTACTATGGCCTGGACCTCTACGGCCGGACACGGCTGGCCGAGCTACTGACGGAACTGGACAAGGTCGAGGGGCTCGACTGGATCCGCGTGATGTACCTCTACCCGATGTATTTTACCGACGAGCTGATCGAAGTGCTGGCCGGCGCAAAACGGATCGTGCCGTACCTGGACATGCCGCTGCAACACATCAACGACACGATGCTGCGGCGCATGCAAAGGCGCGTGAATCGCCAAGAAACGGAAACGTTGCTGGCGAAGTTACGCCGCGCCATCCCGAACCTGGTGATGCGAACGACGTTCATCGCCGGCTTTCCGGGCGAGACAGACGAACAATTCGGCGAGCTGGTGGACTTTGTCCGCGAGCAGCACTTCGAACGGCTGGGAGTGTTTACTTATTCGTTCGAACCGGACACACCGGCCGCCCGCTTGCCGGACCACGTCGACGAAGCCGTGAAGGAAGCGCGTCGCAACGAGCTGATGCAGGTGCAGCAAGAGATCGCCCTGGAGTTCAGCGCGTCGCGTGTCGGCCAGACACACGACGTACTCATCGATCGGGCCGTGCCTGACGAGAAGGACGCCTGGATCGGCCGAACCTATGCTGACGCACCGGACGTCGATACCGTGGTCTATGTTACTGGTAGGGGATTGCGTCCCGGCCGGATGGTCAAGAGCGAAATCGTGGCCGCGCACGGGTATGACCTGGTTGCTGCGGCGGTGGGCAAACCGCGATAA
- a CDS encoding DUF6614 family protein, whose translation MDIYHVWCNLKSGTSDIAFCKRVDAYLGRLRNEKLIAGHRITRRKLGFGPPQLGEFHIAIEVTDLAQLDAAFKHVASRAGPVEGLHQAVNSLATDLTFALYRDFPDAIRQRGEEKF comes from the coding sequence ATGGACATCTATCACGTGTGGTGCAATCTGAAGTCGGGCACCAGTGACATTGCCTTCTGCAAACGTGTGGATGCCTACCTTGGCCGCTTGCGCAACGAGAAGCTGATCGCCGGCCATCGCATCACACGGCGCAAGCTCGGCTTCGGTCCGCCGCAACTCGGCGAATTTCATATCGCAATCGAGGTCACCGATTTGGCGCAGTTGGACGCTGCGTTCAAGCACGTCGCCAGCCGCGCCGGTCCCGTCGAAGGGCTGCACCAGGCAGTCAATTCACTCGCGACGGATCTAACGTTTGCCTTATATCGCGATTTTCCCGATGCAATACGGCAACGCGGCGAAGAGAAGTTTTGA